A window of the Gossypium hirsutum isolate 1008001.06 chromosome A05, Gossypium_hirsutum_v2.1, whole genome shotgun sequence genome harbors these coding sequences:
- the LOC121228929 gene encoding ankyrin repeat-containing protein BDA1-like, which yields MVEMVPWLREAAETGKIDGLRVLILEDPYIFERIDEIPFTDTRLHIAAEEGQIEFAMEMMNLKPSFARKLNPDGFSPMNLAVENGKTELMLRLLQTDKDLVRVKGTEGMTPFHCVVTMGNSESQLLVEVLQACPKCIQDVTVRNETALHLAPIKNHMKAFNILIGWLQRSTGNHSSILDFEKKIVNWTDKDNNTVLHIAAKKGQYEALKLLLDSQLWLYVKTKNSEVGRRIKVLADRMHNMSLEVMLVVMAVVLTATHQSSLSPPVHLPTPPPPPPPPSQT from the exons atgGTGGAGATGGTTCCATGGTTGAGAGAAGCAGCTGAAACAGGAAAGATTGATGGCTTGCGCGTTCTAATTCTAGAAGATCCATACATATTTGAACGCATTGATGAGATTCCTTTCACAGATACTCGACTTCATATAGCAGCAGAGGAAGGGCAAATTGAGTTTGCAATGGAGATGATGAACTTGAAGCCTTCTTTTGCTAGGAAGCTAAACCCAGACGGGTTTAGCCCCATGAACTTGGCGGTGGAAAATGGGAAGACCGAGCTAATGCTTCGACTGTTGCAGACCGATAAAGATTTGGTTCGTGTCAAAGGAACGGAAGGGATGACTCCTTTCCACTGCGTAGTTACAATGGGAAACTCTGAGTCTCAGCTTTTAGTCGAGGTTCTTCAAGCTTGCCCTAAATGCATCCAAGATGTGACGGTTCGGAATGAGACTGCGCTGCATCTGGCTCCGATTAAGAACCATATGAAAGCTTTTAACATCCTAATTGGATGGCTTCAAAGGAGCACTGGTAATCATAGTAGTATCTTggactttgaaaagaaaatagtgAATTGGACAGACAAGGATAACAACACTGTGTTGCATATTGCGGCTAAAAAAGGACAATATGAG GCACTAAAACTGTTGTTAGATTCACAACTTTGGTTATACGTAAAAACTAAGAACTCGGAAGTCGGAAG AAGAATAAAAGTACTTGCAGATCGCATGCACAACATGTCGTTGGAGGTGATGCTGGTGGTTATGGCTGTAGTTTTAACAGCAACCCACCAATCATCGTTAAGCCCACCGGTTCATCTCCcaacaccaccaccaccaccaccaccaccatctcAAACATAA